In one Thermanaerovibrio velox DSM 12556 genomic region, the following are encoded:
- a CDS encoding MFS transporter yields the protein MSRILGFLAINRSTGAALVMVVLMGMGEKMSERFLPVYLMAIGGSLWSVGFLNGMDNLLSALYSLPGGILSHRIGPKGALVFFSLWAVFGYLLVIWLGTWWGVLLGAVFFISWTAVTLPAMMDLIGQSVPKSKRVMGVSMHSLVRRIPMALGPIIGGYLISHMGEVAGIRTALGAAAVMGVLSVGFLWRMVPPESQTDRGQMGVRESLSLIRGDLRMLLVSDVLIRFAEQIPYPFVVLWAMSRGVSAVQFGVLTAIEMAVAVLVYVPVAAMADKYGKKPFVLMTFCFFTAFPLMLPFCRGFWPFALAFVVRGLKEFGEPTRKALIMDLAPDEAKGSAFGAYYLMRDVVVSIAAFLSPALFALSPVVNFAVAGAFGALGTVWFALRGRDVVVP from the coding sequence TTGTCGAGGATCCTTGGTTTCCTTGCTATAAACAGATCAACTGGAGCTGCTTTGGTGATGGTGGTGCTCATGGGCATGGGGGAGAAGATGTCCGAAAGGTTTCTGCCGGTTTATCTCATGGCCATTGGCGGTTCCTTGTGGTCAGTCGGTTTTCTGAACGGCATGGACAACCTCCTGTCCGCCCTTTATTCACTCCCGGGGGGTATTTTGAGCCACAGGATCGGGCCTAAAGGGGCGCTGGTGTTCTTCTCCCTCTGGGCGGTTTTCGGCTACCTGTTGGTGATATGGCTTGGAACCTGGTGGGGGGTCCTGTTGGGAGCGGTTTTCTTCATATCCTGGACCGCGGTCACTCTGCCCGCCATGATGGATCTGATAGGCCAGTCGGTCCCCAAGTCCAAAAGGGTCATGGGGGTGTCCATGCACTCCCTGGTAAGGCGAATCCCCATGGCGCTGGGACCCATAATAGGGGGATACCTCATATCCCACATGGGGGAAGTGGCGGGCATAAGGACCGCCCTTGGGGCTGCGGCGGTCATGGGGGTCTTATCGGTGGGCTTCCTTTGGAGGATGGTCCCTCCCGAGTCCCAGACCGATAGGGGACAGATGGGGGTTCGGGAGTCCCTGTCTCTCATAAGGGGGGACCTTAGGATGCTTCTCGTATCCGATGTACTCATACGCTTTGCCGAACAGATACCCTATCCTTTTGTGGTGCTCTGGGCAATGAGCAGGGGAGTTTCGGCGGTTCAATTTGGCGTGCTCACCGCTATAGAGATGGCTGTGGCTGTCTTGGTCTATGTCCCCGTGGCTGCCATGGCTGACAAGTATGGGAAGAAACCCTTTGTTCTCATGACCTTCTGCTTCTTTACCGCATTCCCCTTGATGCTGCCGTTCTGCCGTGGGTTTTGGCCGTTTGCGTTGGCCTTTGTCGTCCGGGGCCTTAAGGAGTTCGGGGAGCCCACAAGGAAAGCCCTCATCATGGACCTGGCCCCGGATGAGGCTAAGGGATCCGCCTTCGGCGCTTATTACCTTATGAGGGACGTGGTGGTTTCCATAGCGGCCTTCCTGTCCCCTGCCCTGTTCGCCCTATCACCGGTTGTAAACTTTGCGGTTGCTGGTGCATTCGGTGCCCTTGGGACTGTATGGTTCGCCCTTAGAGGACGGGATGTGGTGGTTCCCTGA
- a CDS encoding methyl-accepting chemotaxis protein, with protein sequence MRLKDFSLARKMFFLAAGVTGLLAAMILTVAHQSYSMFNQQVNSLGMELIKSRADEVDRYFDGIWGIVNTSAGTAQHLIESEGKTQDSDLEPSFGAIYDKVKADPNILDVYMGLESSGKLASGSHWEEPQDYDSRKRPWYEDVLKANGPVITEPYVDPDTKEVVITLAVPVKGKDGRMLGVVAADLMLKSLSETITSYTILGKGNGFLTTSQGTLVCDPNKDLIMKENITKASSMITPELAEAGRKMISGGLGFVDYKFQGEGRRTFYAPTKSGFILGVVFPSSELNAMVRSLAMRQLVMGIFTLVLVAGMLWGLSKSIVEPVRRITRALAKLGSLDLTRDPEEDWLKEAGRSNTEVGQMALSAVTLQEALRHAIGDIAQESDRAASAAENLAALSEEQVASVEEIKASIDQVASLMESNSAALQETNAGIEEVSSGAQQAANSATDGAEAASRMSVLSEQTVRQVEEVVKAIAGVGEESQRTFDRIQKVAESVSSISGFVNTIRSIADQTNLLALNAAIEAARAGEAGRGFAVVAEEVRKLAEESAMAAKEVEDLIAPLQANTEESLRATEQSKRSMEDTVRRAHEAMDRLSEVLDQIKVINDAMQNIAATSEEQAAAAQEIAQGIDNATQGTINVVNTVEVIRHSTEETARASEAVAQEAQTLSHTADKLKGLVSKFRYGEAGLSLGPGKL encoded by the coding sequence GCTACTCCATGTTCAACCAGCAGGTTAACTCCCTGGGAATGGAGCTCATCAAGTCCAGGGCGGATGAGGTGGACCGGTATTTCGACGGCATATGGGGCATAGTCAACACCTCCGCAGGCACCGCTCAGCACCTCATTGAGTCCGAGGGTAAGACCCAGGACAGCGACCTTGAGCCCTCCTTCGGCGCCATATACGACAAGGTCAAGGCGGACCCGAACATACTGGACGTGTACATGGGCCTTGAGTCCTCCGGGAAGCTCGCCAGCGGCTCCCACTGGGAGGAACCCCAGGACTACGACTCGCGGAAACGCCCCTGGTACGAGGACGTGCTCAAGGCCAACGGGCCAGTCATAACCGAGCCCTACGTGGACCCGGACACCAAGGAAGTGGTCATAACCCTGGCGGTCCCGGTAAAGGGCAAGGACGGCAGGATGTTGGGGGTTGTGGCGGCGGACCTCATGCTCAAGAGCCTTTCCGAGACCATCACGTCCTACACCATCCTAGGCAAGGGCAACGGTTTCCTAACCACCTCCCAAGGGACGCTGGTGTGCGACCCCAACAAGGACCTGATCATGAAGGAGAACATAACAAAGGCCAGCTCCATGATAACCCCGGAGCTTGCGGAGGCGGGTCGGAAGATGATCTCCGGTGGCCTGGGCTTCGTGGACTACAAGTTCCAGGGGGAGGGCCGCAGGACCTTCTACGCCCCCACCAAGTCCGGTTTCATCCTGGGGGTGGTCTTCCCATCCTCGGAGCTCAACGCCATGGTCAGGAGCCTTGCTATGCGGCAGCTGGTGATGGGGATCTTCACGCTGGTCCTGGTGGCGGGGATGCTTTGGGGGCTTTCCAAGAGCATCGTGGAGCCCGTGCGCCGGATAACCCGGGCGCTTGCCAAGCTTGGGTCCTTGGACCTCACCAGGGATCCGGAGGAGGATTGGCTCAAGGAGGCAGGCAGGTCCAACACCGAGGTGGGACAGATGGCGTTGAGCGCCGTAACGCTTCAGGAGGCCTTGAGGCACGCCATAGGGGACATAGCCCAGGAGTCGGACCGGGCGGCGTCGGCGGCGGAGAACCTGGCGGCCCTGTCGGAGGAGCAGGTGGCGTCGGTGGAGGAGATAAAGGCCTCCATAGACCAGGTGGCGTCCTTGATGGAGTCCAACTCCGCGGCGCTGCAGGAGACCAACGCGGGGATAGAGGAAGTATCGAGCGGCGCCCAGCAGGCGGCGAACTCCGCCACGGACGGAGCGGAGGCGGCGTCTAGGATGTCGGTTCTTTCGGAGCAGACGGTGCGCCAGGTGGAGGAAGTGGTGAAGGCCATAGCGGGTGTTGGGGAGGAGTCCCAGAGGACCTTCGACCGGATCCAGAAGGTGGCGGAGTCCGTGAGCTCCATATCTGGTTTTGTGAACACCATAAGGTCCATAGCGGACCAGACGAACCTTTTGGCGCTGAACGCGGCGATAGAGGCGGCTCGTGCGGGCGAGGCGGGCCGTGGTTTTGCGGTGGTGGCGGAGGAGGTTCGCAAGCTGGCGGAGGAGTCCGCCATGGCGGCGAAGGAGGTAGAGGACCTCATAGCGCCGCTGCAGGCGAACACCGAGGAGTCCCTGAGGGCCACGGAGCAGTCGAAGAGGTCCATGGAGGACACGGTGCGCCGGGCCCACGAGGCGATGGACCGTCTGTCGGAGGTTCTAGATCAGATAAAGGTGATAAACGACGCCATGCAGAACATAGCGGCCACGTCGGAGGAGCAGGCGGCGGCGGCGCAGGAGATAGCCCAGGGTATAGACAACGCCACCCAGGGGACCATAAACGTGGTGAACACCGTGGAGGTTATCCGGCACTCCACGGAGGAGACCGCGAGGGCCAGCGAGGCGGTGGCCCAGGAGGCCCAGACCTTGAGCCACACGGCGGACAAGCTGAAGGGTTTGGTGTCCAAGTTCCGGTACGGCGAGGCGGGCTTGAGCCTAGGACCGGGCAAGCTCTAG
- the eno gene encoding phosphopyruvate hydratase, with protein MSAIITNVRALEILDSRGNPTVRVKLELECGIKVDASVPSGASTGENEAVELRDGDKGRYGGKGVLQAVQNVNDVIAPVVIGMDCREQAAIDRAMIELDGTPNKGKLGANAILGVSMAAAKAAAEYCDLPLYAYLGGPAARTLPVPMMNILNGGKHAENSVDFQEFMVFPLGAPSFREALRMGAETFHALKGILKKKGYAVGVGDEGGFAPDLKSNEEACDVIVEAIKAAGYEPGKDIFLALDPAASSFFEDGSYNLSKSGQGRKSTDEMIELFSRWCSAYPIASIEDGLNENDWDGFAKMTAKMGDKVQIVGDDLFVTNPDFVRRGIKAKAANAVLIKLNQIGTVTETIETIELCRKAGWGYVISHRSGETEDTFMADFAVAMGGGQIKTGSACRSERIAKYNRLLEIEDELGAASRFGRIS; from the coding sequence ATGAGCGCTATCATAACCAACGTCAGGGCATTGGAGATACTTGATTCCCGGGGCAACCCCACCGTTAGGGTCAAGCTGGAGCTGGAGTGCGGCATAAAGGTTGACGCGTCGGTGCCTTCCGGAGCCTCCACGGGGGAGAACGAGGCGGTGGAGCTTCGGGACGGGGACAAGGGACGTTACGGTGGCAAGGGGGTTCTCCAGGCGGTGCAGAACGTCAACGACGTCATAGCCCCCGTGGTCATAGGGATGGACTGCCGGGAGCAGGCGGCGATCGACCGGGCCATGATAGAGCTTGACGGTACCCCCAACAAGGGCAAGCTGGGCGCTAATGCGATCTTGGGGGTATCCATGGCGGCTGCCAAGGCGGCGGCGGAGTACTGTGACCTTCCCCTTTACGCCTACCTGGGGGGGCCTGCTGCCAGGACCCTGCCGGTCCCGATGATGAACATCCTCAACGGTGGCAAGCATGCGGAGAACAGCGTGGACTTCCAGGAGTTCATGGTTTTCCCCCTGGGGGCTCCGTCCTTCCGGGAGGCCTTGAGGATGGGGGCCGAGACCTTCCACGCCCTCAAGGGGATCCTCAAGAAGAAGGGCTATGCGGTTGGGGTTGGTGACGAGGGCGGTTTTGCCCCGGACCTAAAGAGCAACGAGGAGGCCTGTGACGTCATAGTGGAGGCCATAAAGGCCGCGGGCTACGAGCCCGGCAAGGACATATTCCTCGCGTTGGACCCCGCGGCGAGCAGCTTCTTCGAGGATGGCTCCTACAACCTCTCCAAGTCCGGCCAGGGTAGGAAGAGCACCGATGAGATGATAGAGCTCTTCAGTCGTTGGTGCTCCGCCTATCCCATAGCCTCGATAGAGGACGGTCTCAACGAGAACGACTGGGATGGTTTCGCCAAGATGACCGCCAAGATGGGTGACAAGGTTCAGATCGTGGGGGACGACCTGTTCGTCACGAACCCGGACTTCGTACGTAGGGGCATAAAGGCCAAGGCGGCCAACGCGGTCCTCATCAAGCTGAACCAGATCGGCACCGTCACCGAGACCATAGAGACCATAGAGCTCTGCCGCAAGGCTGGCTGGGGCTATGTGATATCCCACAGGTCCGGGGAGACCGAGGACACCTTCATGGCGGACTTCGCGGTGGCCATGGGGGGCGGCCAGATCAAGACCGGTTCCGCCTGCAGGAGCGAGCGGATCGCCAAGTACAACCGGCTGCTTGAGATCGAAGATGAACTGGGGGCAGCTTCCAGGTTTGGACGGATATCCTAG